In a single window of the Halobaculum lipolyticum genome:
- a CDS encoding isocitrate/isopropylmalate dehydrogenase family protein produces MTEGARTDGGDVPEVAVIPGDGIGHEVVPAAVEVLETVGDYAFTEAEAGDATLDETGEALPAETYELAATADATLFGAAGESAADVILPLREAVGSFVNIRPATAYPGVDALRPETDLVFLRENTEGVYAGHEDRLTDDVSTLTRVVTETASRRLGEFACEYVRERPEHDGFTVAHKANVMRETDGLFRDTVLAEAERAGVDADTVLMDAFATHVCLDPDRFDVIVCPNLAGDVLSDLAAGLVGGLGLLPSANVGDERGLFEPVHGTAPDIAGEGVANPAATMLSAAMLVESLGDDDAGDRIRTAVEGVLSDGPRTPDLGGQATTREVTDAVLARL; encoded by the coding sequence ATGACTGAGGGAGCGAGGACGGACGGCGGCGACGTGCCGGAGGTCGCGGTGATCCCCGGCGACGGCATCGGCCACGAGGTGGTGCCGGCGGCCGTCGAGGTGCTGGAGACCGTCGGCGACTACGCGTTCACGGAGGCGGAGGCGGGCGACGCGACGCTCGACGAGACGGGCGAGGCGCTGCCCGCGGAGACGTACGAGCTGGCGGCGACCGCCGACGCGACGCTGTTCGGCGCCGCCGGCGAGTCCGCCGCCGACGTGATCCTGCCGCTCCGGGAGGCCGTCGGCTCGTTCGTGAACATTCGCCCCGCGACGGCGTACCCGGGCGTCGACGCGCTCCGCCCGGAGACGGATCTCGTCTTCCTCCGGGAGAACACCGAGGGCGTGTACGCGGGCCACGAGGACCGCCTCACCGACGACGTGTCGACGCTGACGCGCGTCGTCACGGAGACGGCCTCGCGGCGCCTCGGCGAGTTCGCCTGCGAGTACGTCCGGGAGCGACCCGAACACGACGGCTTCACCGTCGCGCACAAGGCGAACGTGATGCGCGAGACGGACGGGCTGTTCCGCGACACGGTGCTCGCGGAAGCCGAGCGCGCGGGCGTCGACGCCGACACGGTGCTCATGGACGCGTTCGCGACACACGTCTGTCTCGACCCCGACCGGTTCGACGTGATCGTCTGTCCGAACCTCGCCGGCGACGTGCTGTCGGATCTGGCGGCGGGGCTGGTCGGCGGTCTCGGCCTGCTCCCGTCGGCGAACGTCGGCGACGAGCGGGGCCTGTTCGAGCCGGTCCACGGCACCGCGCCCGACATCGCGGGCGAGGGCGTCGCGAACCCGGCGGCGACGATGCTGTCGGCGGCGATGCTCGTCGAGTCGCTCGGCGACGACGACGCCGGCGACCGGATCCGCACGGCAGTCGAGGGCGTCCTCTCTGACGGCCCGCGGACGCCCGACCTCGGCGGCCAGGCGACGACGCGCGAGGTGACGGACGCGGTGCTGGCGCGGCTGTAG
- a CDS encoding 3-isopropylmalate dehydratase small subunit — MSGPAGEDARDADGVAVPAIRRIAGTGVPVRGDDIDTDQILPARFLKAVTFDDMGEYAFYDQRRDADGELNDHPLNEYQGANVLAVNENFGCGSSREHAPQGLMRWGVEAIVGESFAEIFQDNCKSLGIATLAVDHEDAVALQDFIEANPDAGIEVDVRAETVRYDGTTVEGEVPDAMREALLEGIWDTTAVMRTNLDRAKAVHDDLPYADD, encoded by the coding sequence ATGAGCGGTCCTGCGGGCGAGGACGCGCGCGACGCCGACGGCGTCGCGGTGCCGGCCATCCGCCGGATCGCCGGGACCGGGGTCCCGGTCCGCGGCGACGACATCGACACCGACCAGATCCTCCCCGCGCGGTTCCTGAAGGCCGTCACGTTCGACGACATGGGCGAGTACGCCTTCTACGACCAGCGTCGGGACGCCGACGGCGAACTCAACGACCACCCGCTCAACGAGTACCAGGGCGCGAACGTGCTCGCGGTCAACGAGAACTTCGGCTGCGGCTCCTCGCGCGAACACGCCCCGCAGGGGCTGATGCGCTGGGGCGTCGAGGCGATCGTCGGCGAGTCGTTCGCGGAGATCTTCCAGGACAACTGCAAGTCGCTGGGGATCGCGACGCTGGCGGTCGATCACGAGGACGCCGTCGCCCTGCAGGACTTCATCGAGGCGAACCCCGACGCCGGCATCGAGGTCGACGTGCGCGCCGAGACCGTCCGCTACGACGGCACGACCGTCGAGGGCGAGGTGCCCGACGCGATGCGCGAGGCCCTCTTGGAGGGGATCTGGGACACGACCGCCGTGATGCGGACGAACCTCGACCGCGCGAAGGCGGTCCACGACGACCTCCCGTACGCCGATGACTGA
- a CDS encoding DUF5799 family protein: MSNWTDAIVGERMAVDREFTQRIQQSQFSNQQWGLIMTATEFEIEAADDPDAARIVADTSKLPQIMPELDDIANQMGAMAGGGDPSGNSSGGVLGGIVDDIKSILGGGGGGGGVDREKLEAAERLTQEYADELQRHLENKGRFEQVRLSYQE, from the coding sequence ATGAGCAACTGGACCGACGCGATCGTCGGCGAGCGCATGGCCGTCGACCGCGAGTTCACTCAACGGATCCAGCAGTCGCAGTTCTCGAACCAACAGTGGGGGCTGATCATGACCGCGACGGAGTTCGAGATCGAAGCGGCCGACGACCCCGACGCGGCCCGGATCGTCGCCGACACCTCGAAGCTGCCGCAGATCATGCCCGAGTTGGACGACATCGCCAACCAGATGGGCGCGATGGCCGGCGGCGGCGACCCGAGCGGGAACTCCTCGGGCGGCGTGCTCGGCGGCATCGTCGACGACATCAAGAGTATCCTGGGCGGCGGCGGGGGCGGCGGCGGCGTCGACCGGGAGAAACTGGAGGCGGCCGAGCGACTCACCCAAGAGTACGCCGACGAACTCCAACGCCACCTCGAGAACAAGGGCCGATTCGAGCAGGTTCGCCTCTCGTACCAGGAGTGA
- a CDS encoding NYN domain-containing protein, whose translation MGLIDRLLGAREGQSATGGRAAGATGDAAPAAGPRGPWVDGDGAPARPRGVALFVDGPNVFREEFDVDFADLRAAAEAAGDLVTARLYLDEHATPGLIQAAEANGFQVVTTSGDVDVKLAVDVATFAAERRAATVAVASRDTDFKPALEVANEYGLRTLAIAPGSHGRSDALRRSADEAVTLEE comes from the coding sequence ATGGGACTGATCGATCGGCTCCTCGGGGCGCGCGAGGGGCAGTCCGCGACCGGGGGCCGAGCCGCCGGGGCGACCGGGGACGCGGCGCCGGCCGCCGGGCCACGCGGCCCGTGGGTCGACGGCGACGGCGCGCCCGCGAGACCCCGCGGCGTCGCGCTGTTCGTCGACGGGCCGAACGTGTTCCGCGAGGAGTTCGACGTCGACTTCGCGGACCTGCGGGCGGCGGCGGAAGCGGCGGGCGACCTCGTCACCGCGCGGCTGTACCTCGACGAGCACGCGACGCCGGGACTCATCCAGGCGGCGGAGGCGAACGGCTTCCAGGTGGTCACCACCAGCGGCGACGTGGACGTGAAACTCGCCGTCGACGTGGCGACGTTCGCGGCCGAACGGCGCGCCGCGACGGTCGCGGTCGCCTCCCGCGACACGGACTTCAAGCCCGCGCTGGAGGTCGCTAACGAGTACGGCCTGCGGACGCTCGCCATCGCGCCGGGGAGCCACGGCCGGTCTGATGCGCTTCGTCGCAGCGCCGACGAGGCCGTGACGCTCGAGGAGTA
- the ilvB gene encoding biosynthetic-type acetolactate synthase large subunit: MSEPATPGKASADADDEATDADATGRTDTEDETAERRREAATRAPGTGAGAVVAALEAAGVETAFGVQGGAIMPVYDALSASTVDHVTMAHEQGAVHAADAYGIVRGDPGVCLATSGPGATNLVTGIADASMDSDAMLALTGQVPSDMVGSDAFQETDTVGVTAPITKHNFFASDSDDVGRTVGEAFALAGTGRPGPTLVDLPKDVSFGQTDRPVGEPTPPKRSVPTPAADEEQVEAAADAIQRAERPLCLFGGGVIKGDATEEARAFAREFGIPVVTTMPGIGSFPEDDDLCLSWAGMHGTGYANMAITHTDCLIAVGTRFDDRLTGGVDTFAPEAEVVHVDIDPAEISKNVHADYPVIGDAATVIDQLDAAIGYGDAPDPEAWREQCAEWREEYPMDYAIDTDEPVRPEFVVEAFDAATDDDAYVTTGVGQHQMWAAQYWTFREPRTFVSSHGLGTMGYGLPAAIGARIAADDDRQVVSFEGDGSFLMTIQELSVAVREHLDITVVVLNNEYIGMVRQWQDAFFEGNHMASDYDWMPEFDTLAEAFGAKGFRIDDYDDVEDAVEAALAYDGPSVVDAHVDPEANVYPMVASGAANGLFALSEDQL; this comes from the coding sequence ATGAGCGAGCCAGCGACCCCCGGAAAAGCGTCCGCCGACGCGGACGACGAGGCGACCGACGCCGACGCGACGGGGCGAACGGACACCGAGGACGAGACCGCCGAACGACGGCGCGAGGCGGCGACGCGGGCGCCCGGGACGGGCGCCGGCGCGGTCGTCGCGGCGCTCGAAGCCGCCGGCGTCGAGACGGCGTTCGGCGTGCAGGGCGGGGCGATCATGCCCGTGTACGACGCGCTGTCGGCGTCGACGGTGGACCACGTCACGATGGCCCACGAGCAGGGCGCCGTCCACGCCGCGGACGCGTACGGCATCGTCCGGGGCGACCCGGGCGTCTGTCTGGCGACCTCCGGCCCGGGCGCGACGAACCTCGTCACCGGCATCGCCGACGCGTCGATGGACTCGGACGCGATGCTGGCGTTGACCGGACAGGTGCCCTCCGACATGGTCGGCTCCGACGCGTTCCAGGAGACCGACACCGTCGGCGTCACCGCGCCGATCACCAAGCACAACTTCTTCGCCAGCGACTCCGACGACGTGGGACGCACCGTCGGCGAGGCGTTCGCGCTCGCCGGCACCGGTCGCCCCGGCCCGACGCTGGTCGACCTCCCGAAGGACGTCTCCTTCGGGCAGACCGACCGGCCCGTCGGGGAGCCGACGCCGCCGAAGCGGTCGGTTCCGACCCCCGCGGCCGACGAGGAACAGGTCGAGGCGGCCGCCGACGCCATCCAGCGCGCCGAACGGCCCCTCTGCCTGTTCGGCGGCGGCGTGATCAAAGGCGACGCGACCGAGGAAGCGCGGGCGTTCGCCCGCGAGTTCGGTATCCCGGTCGTGACGACGATGCCCGGCATCGGGAGCTTCCCCGAGGACGACGACCTCTGTCTGTCGTGGGCGGGGATGCACGGCACCGGCTACGCGAACATGGCGATCACCCACACGGACTGCCTGATCGCCGTCGGCACGCGCTTCGACGACCGCCTCACCGGCGGCGTCGACACGTTCGCCCCCGAGGCGGAGGTCGTCCACGTCGACATCGACCCGGCGGAGATCTCCAAGAACGTCCACGCGGACTACCCGGTGATCGGCGACGCCGCGACGGTGATCGACCAACTCGACGCCGCCATCGGCTACGGCGACGCCCCCGACCCCGAGGCGTGGCGCGAGCAGTGCGCCGAGTGGCGCGAGGAGTACCCGATGGACTACGCCATCGACACCGACGAGCCGGTGCGCCCGGAGTTCGTCGTCGAGGCGTTCGACGCCGCGACCGACGACGACGCGTACGTGACGACCGGCGTCGGCCAACACCAGATGTGGGCCGCCCAGTACTGGACGTTCCGCGAGCCGCGGACGTTCGTCTCCAGCCACGGGCTGGGGACGATGGGGTACGGCCTCCCCGCGGCCATCGGCGCCCGCATCGCGGCCGACGACGACCGGCAGGTCGTCAGCTTCGAGGGCGACGGCTCGTTCCTCATGACGATCCAAGAGCTGTCGGTCGCCGTCCGCGAGCACCTCGACATCACCGTCGTCGTGCTCAACAACGAGTACATCGGGATGGTCCGCCAGTGGCAGGACGCCTTCTTCGAGGGGAACCACATGGCGTCCGACTACGACTGGATGCCGGAGTTCGACACGCTCGCGGAGGCGTTCGGCGCGAAGGGGTTCCGCATCGACGACTACGACGACGTGGAGGACGCCGTCGAGGCGGCGCTCGCGTACGACGGGCCGTCGGTGGTCGACGCGCACGTCGACCCCGAGGCGAACGTGTACCCGATGGTCGCCAGCGGGGCGGCGAACGGCCTCTTCGCCCTCTCGGAGGACCAGCTATGA
- the leuC gene encoding 3-isopropylmalate dehydratase large subunit, producing the protein MSEGTLYDKVWERHKVADLPNGQDQLFIGLHLVHEVTSPQAFGMLRERDMDVAFPDRTVATTDHIVPTTSEGRSRPLADERAEEMLTHLEQNTAEAGIRFFGLDDERQGIAHVVGPELGFVQPGMTVVCGDSHTSTHGAFGAIGMGIGTSQIRDVFATGSIAADKKAVRRVEVGGELGDGVGAKDVILHVIRQLGVDGGVGHVYEYGGEAIRSLDMEGRLAVCNMSIEGGARAGYINPDETTYEYLEGREFAPSGDEFEERKAYWESIRSDDDAEYDDVVEVNADDLAPQVTWGTNPEQVVGVDEAVPAPADTRDPDAAESAQAHTEVTPGETMEGHGVDVAFLGTCTNGRVADFREAARVLDGREVADGVRALAVPGSGTVKRKLEAEGIDQVFEDAGFQWREAGCSMCLAMNDDALEGDEVCASSSNRNYVGRQGSTEGRTHLMSPAMVAAAAVEGAVTDVRTFDLADDVGEAVADAEVDE; encoded by the coding sequence ATGAGCGAGGGGACGCTGTACGACAAGGTGTGGGAGCGCCACAAGGTGGCCGACCTACCGAACGGGCAGGACCAGCTGTTCATCGGTCTCCACCTCGTCCACGAAGTGACCAGCCCGCAGGCGTTCGGGATGCTCCGCGAGCGCGACATGGACGTCGCGTTCCCCGACCGCACCGTCGCGACCACAGACCACATCGTGCCGACGACGAGCGAGGGACGCAGTCGCCCGCTCGCCGACGAGCGCGCCGAGGAGATGCTGACACACCTCGAACAGAACACCGCGGAGGCGGGCATCCGCTTCTTCGGACTGGACGACGAGCGACAGGGCATCGCCCACGTCGTCGGGCCGGAACTGGGCTTCGTCCAGCCGGGGATGACCGTCGTCTGCGGCGACAGCCACACCTCCACCCACGGCGCTTTCGGCGCCATCGGGATGGGCATCGGCACCAGCCAGATCCGCGACGTGTTCGCCACCGGCTCCATCGCGGCGGACAAGAAGGCCGTCCGCCGCGTCGAGGTCGGCGGCGAACTCGGCGACGGCGTCGGCGCGAAGGACGTCATCCTCCACGTGATCCGTCAGCTCGGCGTCGACGGCGGCGTCGGCCACGTGTACGAGTACGGCGGCGAGGCGATCCGGAGCCTCGACATGGAGGGTCGCCTCGCGGTGTGCAACATGTCCATCGAGGGCGGCGCCCGCGCGGGGTACATCAACCCCGACGAGACCACCTACGAGTACCTGGAGGGGCGCGAGTTCGCGCCCTCGGGCGACGAGTTCGAGGAGCGCAAGGCGTACTGGGAGTCGATCCGCTCGGACGACGACGCCGAGTACGACGACGTGGTCGAGGTCAACGCGGACGACCTCGCGCCGCAGGTCACGTGGGGCACCAACCCCGAACAGGTCGTCGGCGTCGACGAGGCCGTCCCGGCACCCGCCGACACCCGCGACCCCGACGCGGCCGAGTCCGCGCAGGCACACACGGAGGTCACGCCCGGCGAGACGATGGAGGGGCACGGCGTCGACGTGGCGTTCCTCGGCACCTGCACGAACGGGCGCGTCGCCGACTTCCGTGAGGCCGCCCGCGTACTCGACGGTCGCGAAGTCGCCGACGGCGTGCGCGCGCTCGCCGTCCCCGGCTCCGGCACGGTGAAGCGCAAACTGGAGGCCGAGGGCATCGACCAGGTGTTCGAAGACGCCGGCTTCCAGTGGCGCGAGGCCGGCTGTTCGATGTGTCTCGCGATGAACGACGACGCGTTGGAGGGCGACGAGGTGTGTGCGTCCTCCTCGAACCGCAACTACGTCGGCCGACAGGGGTCGACCGAGGGCCGCACCCACCTGATGTCGCCCGCGATGGTCGCCGCCGCGGCCGTCGAGGGCGCGGTGACGGACGTCCGGACCTTCGACCTCGCCGACGACGTGGGCGAGGCGGTCGCCGACGCGGAGGTGGACGAATGA
- the ilvC gene encoding ketol-acid reductoisomerase, which translates to MTDSDTTLDAEVYYDDDADRSRIDDKTVAVLGYGSQGHAHAQNLNDSGVDVIVGLREDSSSRTAAEADGLRVETPADAAAEADIVSVLVPDTVQPAVYEEIEDGIEEGDTLQFAHGFNIHYNQIVPKEGVDVTMVAPKSPGHLVRRNYEAGEGTPGLLAVYQDATGEAREEGLAYAHAIGCTRAGVVETSFQEETETDLFGEQAVLCGGVTSLVKQGYETLVDAGYSREMAYFECLNELKLIVDLMYEGGLGEMWDSVSDTAEYGGLVSGDAVVDEHARENMEEVLEAVQDGTFAREWIAENQAGRPSYTQLREAEKNHDIEDVGEDLRSLFAWGGDEDAESTDEDEKAEVRADD; encoded by the coding sequence ATGACCGATTCCGACACCACTCTCGACGCAGAGGTATACTACGACGACGACGCGGACCGCTCGCGGATCGACGACAAGACCGTGGCCGTGCTCGGCTACGGCAGCCAGGGCCACGCCCACGCCCAGAACCTGAACGACTCGGGGGTCGACGTGATCGTGGGCCTGCGCGAGGACTCCTCCTCGCGTACGGCCGCCGAAGCCGACGGCCTGCGCGTGGAGACGCCCGCCGACGCCGCCGCCGAGGCGGACATCGTCTCCGTGCTCGTCCCCGACACCGTCCAGCCGGCGGTGTACGAGGAGATCGAAGACGGCATCGAGGAGGGCGACACGCTCCAGTTCGCCCACGGCTTCAACATCCACTACAACCAGATCGTCCCGAAGGAGGGCGTCGACGTGACGATGGTCGCGCCGAAGTCGCCGGGCCACCTCGTGCGCCGCAACTACGAGGCCGGCGAGGGGACGCCCGGCCTGCTCGCGGTGTACCAGGACGCCACTGGCGAGGCGCGCGAGGAGGGGCTGGCGTACGCCCACGCGATCGGCTGCACCCGCGCGGGCGTCGTCGAGACCAGCTTCCAGGAGGAGACCGAGACGGACCTGTTCGGCGAGCAGGCGGTGCTGTGTGGCGGCGTCACGTCGCTGGTCAAGCAGGGGTACGAGACGCTCGTCGACGCGGGGTACAGCCGCGAGATGGCGTACTTCGAGTGTCTGAACGAGCTGAAACTCATCGTCGACCTGATGTACGAAGGCGGGCTGGGCGAGATGTGGGACTCCGTCTCCGACACGGCGGAGTACGGCGGGCTGGTCAGCGGCGACGCGGTCGTCGACGAGCACGCCCGCGAGAACATGGAGGAGGTGCTCGAAGCCGTACAGGACGGCACCTTCGCCCGCGAGTGGATCGCCGAGAACCAGGCCGGACGCCCCTCGTACACGCAGCTCCGCGAGGCCGAGAAGAACCACGACATCGAGGACGTCGGCGAGGACCTCCGGTCGCTGTTCGCGTGGGGCGGCGACGAGGACGCCGAGTCGACCGACGAGGACGAGAAGGCCGAGGTCCGCGCGGATGACTGA
- the ilvN gene encoding acetolactate synthase small subunit, whose protein sequence is MSGDDDRSDAAERAGDAGDPTPDGGSTHPAESPLAERARPADADAPTTGLSGPRPEERPHPTGRRDEHGVRKEPDQGPEPARRATVSALVEDEPGVLARAAGLFRRRQFNIESLTVGPTTVEGHSRITLVVEETEAGIDQAKKQLAKLTPVIAVGELSGDAVAAELVLLKVRGQEPDKVHAITSMYDGQTLDAGPRTITVQITGDENQIDDAIDAFDQFGIIEMARTGQTALERGDSPTTPGEEPGHSAADTDDDEFTNYDD, encoded by the coding sequence ATGAGCGGCGACGACGACCGGAGCGACGCCGCAGAGCGCGCGGGCGACGCCGGCGACCCGACGCCCGACGGCGGCTCGACCCACCCGGCGGAGTCGCCGCTGGCCGAGCGCGCCCGCCCCGCCGACGCGGACGCCCCGACGACGGGGCTGTCCGGCCCGCGCCCCGAGGAGCGCCCGCACCCGACCGGCCGGCGCGACGAACACGGCGTCCGCAAGGAGCCGGACCAGGGACCGGAGCCGGCGCGTCGCGCGACGGTGTCGGCGCTCGTCGAGGACGAACCCGGCGTGCTGGCGCGCGCGGCGGGACTGTTCCGCCGGCGCCAGTTCAACATCGAGAGCCTGACCGTCGGGCCGACGACCGTCGAGGGCCACTCCCGGATCACCCTCGTCGTGGAGGAGACGGAGGCGGGCATCGACCAGGCGAAGAAACAGCTCGCGAAGCTCACGCCCGTCATCGCGGTGGGCGAGTTGAGCGGCGACGCGGTCGCCGCCGAACTCGTGTTGTTGAAGGTGCGCGGGCAGGAACCGGACAAGGTCCACGCGATCACCTCGATGTACGACGGGCAGACGCTCGACGCGGGACCGCGCACGATCACGGTGCAGATAACCGGCGACGAGAACCAGATCGACGACGCCATCGACGCGTTCGACCAGTTCGGCATCATCGAGATGGCGCGGACGGGGCAGACGGCCCTCGAACGCGGCGACTCCCCGACGACGCCCGGCGAGGAGCCGGGCCACTCGGCCGCCGACACCGACGACGACGAGTTCACCAACTACGACGACTGA